A genomic window from Planococcus rifietoensis includes:
- the mraZ gene encoding division/cell wall cluster transcriptional repressor MraZ, with product MFMGEFQHNVDAKGRLIVPAKYRELLSEHFVITRGLDQCLFGYPMNEWNKIEEKLKEMPVTKKDARAFTRFFFSGAQEVELDKQGRVNIPANLLSYAKIEKECVILGVSNRFEIWSKDAWEAYFEESEESFNEIAENLTDFDF from the coding sequence ATGTTCATGGGCGAATTTCAACACAATGTTGATGCTAAGGGCAGATTAATCGTTCCTGCAAAATACCGTGAACTGCTTAGTGAGCATTTTGTGATCACCAGAGGCCTGGATCAGTGCTTATTTGGTTATCCGATGAATGAATGGAATAAAATTGAAGAAAAATTAAAAGAAATGCCAGTTACGAAAAAAGATGCACGTGCATTCACCCGTTTTTTCTTCTCAGGGGCCCAGGAAGTGGAACTTGATAAGCAGGGGCGCGTCAATATACCTGCCAACCTTTTGTCATATGCCAAAATCGAAAAAGAGTGCGTCATTCTCGGCGTCTCCAACCGGTTTGAAATATGGTCGAAAGATGCATGGGAAGCGTATTTCGAAGAATCCGAAGAATCCTTTAATGAAATAGCCGAAAACTTAACTGACTTTGATTTTTAA
- the bshC gene encoding bacillithiol biosynthesis cysteine-adding enzyme BshC, with translation MKLEEKYIPPSSNLMADYTNEEQKIVKYFSYKPSLEQARDRLETLENHPVDREKLASIIASYMEPYGISEAARQNLERFEKGASVVVTGQQAGLLTGPLYTVHKAISAILLAKEASEKLGTPVVPVFWIAGEDHDLAEICHIYRETNGRVEKLNYPHAKLGKCAASHAPLKADEIEAFLEEYFRSLPETVHTKEIHSLVFGHLEKADTFTAFFASLLNHFFNQEGLLYIDAAYEQLRAYESSFFSKLIGNSQAIAKTVVETETALQTDGYTAGIDAKEEAAHLFITIEGERLLLERDGSRFAVKNTAISYTEQELLEIAKHEPQRLSNNVVTRPLMQDLVFPVLAFVGGPGEIAYWAALKGAFEVMGMQMPIVMPRLSVSLIDRRTAALLEKRDLSFEEVVMDRKIPQLRNELFDHIRDEETEAKIEEVKQGLAEEYEELISRFTAVSAGLTPLAEKNLRIHLAQLDFLKHKLQDEVAIQNSTQFNQLATIENALLPESGLQERIYNPVPYLNQYGRNLAEDLLALPMKYDNTHKIVIL, from the coding sequence ATGAAATTAGAGGAGAAATACATACCGCCATCCTCCAACTTGATGGCTGATTATACGAACGAAGAACAAAAAATAGTGAAATACTTTTCTTATAAGCCTTCATTGGAACAAGCCCGCGACAGGCTTGAAACCCTTGAAAACCATCCGGTCGATCGCGAAAAGCTGGCGTCTATCATCGCAAGTTATATGGAACCGTACGGGATCTCTGAAGCGGCAAGGCAAAATCTTGAACGTTTTGAAAAAGGCGCATCAGTTGTCGTGACTGGCCAGCAAGCCGGATTATTGACGGGTCCTTTATATACGGTGCACAAAGCGATTTCTGCGATTTTATTGGCGAAAGAAGCTTCTGAAAAGCTAGGTACACCGGTCGTGCCGGTATTTTGGATTGCCGGGGAAGACCATGATTTGGCCGAGATTTGCCATATTTACCGCGAAACGAACGGCCGTGTCGAAAAGCTGAATTACCCGCATGCTAAACTCGGGAAATGCGCTGCTTCACACGCACCGCTTAAAGCAGATGAAATCGAGGCGTTTTTGGAAGAATATTTCCGCAGCTTGCCTGAGACTGTGCATACGAAGGAGATCCATTCCTTAGTATTTGGCCATCTCGAAAAAGCTGATACATTTACCGCATTTTTCGCAAGTTTGCTCAATCATTTTTTCAATCAGGAAGGCTTGCTTTATATCGACGCAGCCTATGAGCAATTGCGCGCCTATGAATCAAGCTTCTTCTCGAAGCTCATCGGAAATAGCCAAGCGATAGCGAAAACGGTCGTGGAAACTGAAACAGCGCTTCAAACTGATGGTTATACGGCAGGGATCGATGCCAAAGAGGAAGCGGCGCATCTCTTCATCACAATCGAAGGCGAACGCCTGTTGCTCGAGCGTGACGGAAGCCGTTTTGCCGTCAAGAATACGGCGATCAGCTACACGGAACAGGAACTCTTGGAGATTGCCAAGCACGAACCACAGCGTCTCAGCAATAATGTCGTAACACGGCCGTTGATGCAGGATCTTGTCTTTCCGGTGCTCGCTTTTGTTGGAGGGCCAGGCGAGATCGCATATTGGGCAGCGTTAAAAGGCGCATTCGAAGTCATGGGAATGCAGATGCCGATCGTCATGCCAAGGCTCAGCGTCAGCTTGATTGACCGCCGGACTGCGGCGCTGCTGGAGAAGCGGGACTTGAGTTTTGAAGAGGTCGTCATGGATCGGAAAATCCCCCAGCTGCGCAATGAACTATTCGACCACATAAGAGACGAAGAAACGGAAGCGAAAATTGAAGAAGTCAAACAAGGCTTGGCGGAAGAGTACGAAGAACTGATCAGCCGTTTTACAGCGGTCAGTGCCGGGCTCACGCCTTTGGCCGAGAAAAACTTGCGTATCCACTTGGCACAGCTCGATTTCTTAAAACACAAACTGCAAGATGAAGTGGCAATACAGAACAGCACGCAGTTCAATCAACTCGCAACGATCGAAAATGCCTTATTGCCGGAATCAGGATTGCAGGAACGGATTTATAACCCAGTGCCTTACTTGAATCAATATGGCCGAAACTTGGCGGAAGACCTATTGGCTCTGCCGATGAAGTACGATAACACCCACAAAATTGTCATTCTTTAA
- a CDS encoding DUF3397 family protein: MEWISTAGNVLLYVPFILFLFVYALTYKSQKRKALGIAADVTAFLLFFSVPASIELLFDFEVQPFILMAALLFAIFLLIREWKTQKELEVIKFLRKVWRICFLALSAIYAVTWLAGLIFLAVQSFR; encoded by the coding sequence ATGGAATGGATATCTACTGCCGGGAACGTGCTGCTTTACGTTCCGTTTATCTTGTTTTTATTTGTTTACGCATTGACCTATAAATCACAAAAACGCAAAGCGCTCGGCATCGCGGCTGATGTCACTGCTTTTCTGTTGTTCTTTTCAGTGCCGGCATCGATTGAATTGCTGTTTGACTTCGAAGTTCAGCCTTTTATCCTCATGGCAGCTTTACTGTTTGCGATTTTTCTGCTGATCCGTGAATGGAAGACTCAAAAAGAACTCGAAGTGATCAAGTTCCTGCGCAAAGTTTGGCGCATTTGTTTTTTGGCTTTGTCTGCCATTTATGCCGTCACTTGGCTTGCCGGACTTATCTTTTTAGCAGTCCAATCATTCCGCTAG
- a CDS encoding ketopantoate reductase C-terminal domain-containing protein yields MKFAIIGGNAQALLLAHLLKKEGDVQLIITNEEQAAELNAHGLVYGTEQQQIAVYNDFEQVDPDAYIFITVHSDELPPILRLLKIRRPSNPLVFVQQGMLYIEKARLLAHRQIAAATLDCDAVKINAHEINYSKKPQLSLGLIKGEPAQFEALTNVGHMAVQWTEDIESRLFEQLLRDSLINPLTALMKIEKGRLITDPNAYELFRNLYNELYLAFPEIESLQPIERVAAYCASRPEEISSMLADRMAGDPMDVDGLMLYILQVSKLDLPLFKAFYHLLKTVEEN; encoded by the coding sequence ATGAAATTCGCAATTATTGGCGGAAACGCCCAGGCATTGCTGCTGGCGCATCTATTGAAAAAAGAAGGTGATGTGCAGTTGATCATCACGAATGAGGAACAAGCCGCTGAACTTAACGCGCATGGCCTCGTTTATGGAACAGAACAACAGCAAATCGCCGTTTATAATGATTTTGAACAGGTGGACCCGGATGCTTATATATTTATTACGGTTCATTCAGATGAACTGCCGCCTATCCTAAGGCTGCTGAAAATTCGCCGGCCGAGCAATCCGCTCGTGTTCGTCCAGCAAGGGATGCTCTATATCGAAAAAGCCCGCTTATTGGCGCATCGTCAAATCGCGGCTGCCACATTGGACTGCGACGCAGTCAAAATCAATGCACACGAAATTAATTACTCGAAAAAGCCTCAGCTTAGCCTTGGTCTAATAAAAGGCGAGCCGGCTCAATTCGAAGCGCTCACGAATGTGGGCCACATGGCAGTGCAATGGACAGAGGATATCGAGAGCCGGTTGTTCGAACAGCTGTTGAGAGACAGCCTCATCAATCCGTTGACGGCGCTGATGAAAATCGAAAAGGGGCGTTTGATTACTGATCCGAATGCCTACGAACTGTTCCGCAATCTGTACAATGAATTGTACTTAGCATTTCCGGAAATCGAAAGCTTGCAGCCAATCGAGCGCGTCGCTGCCTATTGCGCGTCACGCCCGGAAGAAATATCTTCCATGCTTGCAGACCGAATGGCCGGTGACCCGATGGATGTGGACGGGCTGATGCTATACATCCTGCAGGTTTCGAAATTGGATTTGCCTTTGTTCAAAGCGTTCTACCACTTATTGAAGACTGTTGAGGAAAACTGA